The nucleotide window ctctttcatTTTATAATGATTTGCTCATAAAAGGGTATCTTTCCAACTCCTCATGAAATGCACATAATATTGGGTTTTTAACTATAATGACATCATAgtaatcttcaaatttccaCGTTTGTTGGAACAATCTCATAGAGCACATTTATGAGCTTGGTTATTCTCTGAACATatacaatttttttcacaCTGTATTGATGCATATCTTATTACATTGAATTTTGAGTCGAGACCCCAACCTAGGGGTAGCTTTTGAGGAGCCATCTGAAGATAGAAACATTCAGACAACAATATTATAGACTAGACAGAGGAATAATGGAGCAGATTATATTCTGATATACTAATGTTTCTTTCTAGAAAATCGATGAGcttaaaaaagaaatttgaagtaGAAAGCGGCGTTTTCTTCCCTTTCATGTTAAATGCGCCGAAAATCTTGTTCAAAATACAGAAGATCAACTAATGTTCCTTCAccatcaacaacaaaaatgGCAAGGCTACTACAATCTAAGACAAGTCATAATCTAATGGacccttttcaatttcaaaaaaaataccaGCAGGTGGGCGAACAGCAACAgaatgaagaggaagaacaacGTGGGATCAATGACAATGGATTATCAAGGACCAAAAAAGTAACCAAAAATGTTAGTGTTATCATGCCACCAGCGGACCAAACATCTAGTGATTTTGAACAAATTAGTAGTGAACTAACTAATGTGAATGACaccaaagaagatattTGGGCTCAAAAAGAGATGGGTAGATATGTTCTGTTTAACCACCATTCTCATTGTGAAGACGCTCGTCGTTgtacaaatatttttccGCTTACATGGTATGAGTTCTTTCGACTTCTACATGACGAATATTTGTGCACTTATACAGTTGATGCTGGGGCTTGCGAGTGCCTTCActctttggaaaaaatatgaaagaCCTTTTGTTCATAACATCTTTGTATGTTTTTATGCTAGCTGCGGACTTGATATactatttttttatatattcaaatggaGAAAGTTGGCGTAGGACCTGCGGTAAGGATATCGAAAGGTAATGCGAGCCAGGAAGtgttgataatgataaaaacAGATAATATGGAGCAAGGTTTTTGTTTGAGCACTATCAATTGTTTTTTCTCAAAGATTTATAAGAGaataaaatttgaaatcaataACACTTTAAATTGTCAAATCGAGCAATCGTATAACACATGAAGTACCCTAACCCCAATTATTGGGAACAAACATCGCACACCAAGTTTAGTTCACATACGTTTTAAGAATGCAGAACCATCCAATTATGATTTTTAGCGCAACTATGAGGTCAACCTAAAATGACAGTAATACGATATCAAAAAGATGAAGTACAAAAGGCCATTCCATATTTAATTATGGATTCCTTGACCAGATATTGAGTTTGCCAAGTTTGAATAAATCCCAATATAATGTTTAATAATAGGCGAAGTTACTTATTTCAATAGATTCCTAGCGCTGATTGGGTGACCATTAATTCTAAATATACAGCTAACCCTGAGAACTTGAGAATAATTGTTGGTAGTTTTTTGGGCACATAATATTAGAGGTCTTAGTATTACATGCCGGTGAATGAGAGgttgatatttttaaatacCGGAAAGGTATTGGCCGAATTTATACTTTTGTACTGATGTTTTTGTTTGATAAATGTAGTCATCTTTGAATTATGGTGTGGGAAGCTATAAAAAGCACTGACGTTATTAAACATGTCTAGGGTCATATAATAGTAAATGCTAGTATTTAGGACTGAAAATGTAAAGTACTGTGGCCCAAAGTTTATGCAATTCTGTTGtctaatattatttgaatgtCTTATGTACACTCTTAGCGTAAAAAAAGTTGACAGATCTTGAAActacaagaacaaaagatCATTGAAGATGTCAAAATCCGTGGTAACTTCATTTGATATCCATAATAAGGTTCCTATAATTTTGCTACTATGGTTTCTTGTGCAAACTATTGGAGCTACTGCAGTTGATTAATGCTATTTAAAGTGCATTAGGCGGTCAATTTAAGTTTGGTTTGGTCTTGAGAGTCTTAGCTTAATTCCTGGGTGATCTGAGGTGGTACTATAGTCATGATCAAGGGCTTTAATTTGGGCAACAATAAATTTGCTTATTTTAATTACACTCAACTAAAGTGTCTATTTTCCAGTGAATAATAGCAAACATTTCAAGGAGTACACCTCTTAAAAGAACACCATTTGTTAGATTTAGGAAGCTATAGCGAATGGATCAGGCAAAATGCTAAagataaatataatttagGACTGGTAGTATTAACAAGGTGTAGGTGAACTCCATATTATGGTCTGAGTGTAAATTATGGACAATGTTGTCCTTGACAGTATGGTAAATCATAAAATTAGGCTAAACATTATTACTGTACTAATTTCATAAGGTGCCATAACGTCTCactgaaaatgatattcgAGCGCCATGGGGAAATCAATATAGATGAATGAAAATTTCGAGGTGAATTggttttttcttcttgttgcTTTGAAAGTTGAGTTCATTCGAGAATTCCCAAGTTTAAtgagaatatttaaatCCGATTGCTACATTATTTGGCATTCTCGTCCAGGACCGTGCCTTAACAACTCTAGTGATTTTTGGATATAGCATGAGTTATAAACCTGAACCGATGGGTAGAGTTTGAGTGCTTGTTACATCCGATAGTTTTCTTCTTGCCTTCAGTTTTATTATGTTCCAGTTATGATCGAATACatgaattaattgtttAGGCTCCTCAATTATGTCGATAGGGAACTACCCAAAAGCTGAGAAAGATAGTTTGTGATTGGTTCCTCTGGATAATTGACTGGGATTCTTTTTATAATCCCGCTTCGATAATATTACTGAATGTTTTGAAGTCTAAAAATGtccattaaataatgaaaaaagGTTAGAACTAGAATAGTTTCGTTACTCCATTATAATTTGATTTAGTTCGGTGTATTTGAGTGTAAGTTATTGTTAGAAATCTATAAGTTGTGAGTTAACGTTACTTCTATTGGAAGTTACGTGTCTTGCGTAACCTGTACCCGCACGAAGCAAGTTATACTGATCCTATAACCCATGCATGCCGGGGGTTATCACATGATGTTCAAAGCATTTGTAATTCTTAGGCCCAATTCAGTTCACtaattatttcatttccTTTCACCAAACAAACGGTGATATATAATATCTGACTCTATCCGAAATCATTTTCTCTACCATTTTTCAGAATTTATAGCAGAAGATGTAGTTATTGGTTTagtcttttcaataatattatgCTACAAGTACTTCGATTCTAAAATCGTACTATGGTCATAATATTTATCTCTGGCACACTTAAAATGGGCCAGTTTAACGATATTTCCAGAGAAACCATAGTAACTATTTTAGTGGTATGTGTTCTTGAATGATAAgttgatttaattaaagtaTGGGAAATGTAAGGAGTTTAAGATATATCGGTGtctttatatataataagCATCATCGTAGTATAAGAATATCTGAAACGTGAAGTGAGAATATAGTTTATGTCTAACTTGATATAATAGGATTGTCAAACTCTATATGGatattgaatgaaataCTTGAATCATAAAATAAGTAAATcgattttgaaaagttttcttgaaattatCAGTAAATGGCAAAGCCTAACGTAATATGGCTCCTGTCACTTTTTATATTATGGCACCAAtgtaaattattaaaactGTGactattgatgaaaattgCTTTTATTGTAATTCTTGATTCGTATCACCAATTCGTTTCAATCCAGACTCTGAGATTAATTGCTGGGATATCATAgatgatattttaaaaaagaCCAGAGTATACATATAAGCAAGTAAAAAATTTGGCTATTCAAATTCTATCGAATTGAAGCGTCTGCTGTCAATTATATGTCCTTAAATGTTCCACGTAATATGTCTTCTATAGATAAGGAAACTAGTAATCTCTTACAagaaagaaggaaaatatcAGTTAAGGTCGAAAACTAAAAAAGTTTTTAAAGCTGATAGTTATATTGAAATGCCACTAATTCCtttattttggtttgaATGTAGTCATTGCCGTTGTGGCCCATGGTTTTTGTCCAAATAGGAGCTTACTAGtaataaaacaaaatgcACAACGCTGTAATACCTACTAAATCGCCAAACTACTATCAGCGCTAGAAAGAATAGTTCTGTGGTTATTCATAGTTCAACCTTAGAAGTGCCTGGTGTTCCCGTTTGGTATTATCATTAAACTATTTAATGTCAAAGCAATATAAATTATGCTGGTGGCAATTGTGATAGTAACACTTGAGAGTGTAGCTCCCATCCTATGGTATCCTTATATGAGTAAGTATCATTGCCTGGAAATACTGTCTTGAGAGCTTGACATTAGGCTTATAGTGTTACATGACGAATCTCATGGTTGCTCAATAACATGGTGTTGGAATTCCCTCAGTTCTTATTGTCGTTAAACTTGAGTTGCTTCATTTCTTACAGCTCCTCTATAAAACTGGTAATAGTTTATTCTTCAGCTCCatctttttgttttgatGATTGTTTTTTGGTCTTTCCTTACGCTCAAGTGAGAACAACGAAGGAATTgtaattgaaattttcaaagtttaCGTCTTCTTAAATTTCAGACTGCACGTGATCTTAAAGTTCAACAAAGCGTAAGACAGTGATGATAGGAGGTAATGTGTTAGTATTAAGTGCCTATTGGTGATATTTTAATGTGAAGGATCCGTTttcaatataatattttgaaatttctttcagcattataatgaaaatcCAACTATAGTCTTTTCTGTGTTTTTAAAGTTTGAATATTTACCTTTTCGAGgtttaaaaataatgaaccattgttctttttgaataaatctTAATATTTCATAAATAAACGttcaaaattataaaagTAACTGATAAGATTTGTGTTCCTTATCTTGTAGAGCAATGGTAGGGTTACTTTGTTCAgtcatttttattattaatatacaatatttCTTTCGTGGTTTTTTcttatataataaaatatataatatctaAACTAACATTTAACCAATACATTCTTTCTAACATTTCTTACCCTTTATATAGTTTTCCATATGggtagaaatattttcttcacaCCATTATGATAGCTCAATCAAAAAAAGGATTGGACGCCCGGCCGAAAAACGATATCCCTGAGGTGCGCCTCGCTGATAGGTGAAAAACACTCGACTGACTTCGGCCGCCGTATGGGCACTCCCCCGCGAACTTTTCTGAGAAAACAGCAGGTGGTCGGGCGCCTCGGAGGGAGTGGGAAAAAACATCCACCACTCGGATTTTCAAGTCTGGAGGTCGGCCTGTGCGGCGGAGGTGACTTGGGCGACGGTAGGTAGACGGAAACCCAGCACCCACAGCCAGTGGGTAAGTAGCGCAGGGACAGTCAAAGTAAAGATGTTAGTGTGTATATGGTTAGATAGTGTGTATAAGAGTGTACGTTTGTAGTTTAAGGTCAGTTGGAGTGCTAGTTCTCGAGATATGGTCGGTGTCACAGTGTATTTCTAGTCTTACACTATTATGATAGCTCGAACAAAAAAAGGATTGGACGCCCGGCAGAAAAAAGGTAATCCTGAGGTGCGCCTCGCTGATAGGTGAAAAACACTCGACTGACTTCGGCCGCCGTATGGGCACTCCCCCGCGAACTTTTCTGAGAAAACAGCAGGTGGTCGGGCGCCTCGGAGGGAGTGGGAAAAAACATCCACCACTCGGATTTTCAAGTCTGGAGGTCGGCCTGTGCGGCGGAGGTGACTTGGGCGACGGTAGGTAGACGGAAACCCAGCACCCACAGCCAGTGGGTAAGTAGCGCAGGGACAGTCAAAGTAAAGATGTTAGTGTGTATATGGTTAGATAGTGTGTATAAGAGT belongs to Naumovozyma castellii chromosome 3, complete genome and includes:
- the NCAS0C05990 gene encoding uncharacterized protein, whose amino-acid sequence is MRRKSCSKYRRSTNVPSPSTTKMARLLQSKTSHNLMDPFQFQKKYQQVGEQQQNEEEEQRGINDNGLSRTKKVTKNVSVIMPPADQTSSDFEQISSELTNVNDTKEDIWAQKEMGRYVLFNHHSHCEDARRCTNIFPLTWYEFFRLLHDEYLCTYTVDAGACECLHSLEKI